In the Hyphomicrobiales bacterium genome, one interval contains:
- a CDS encoding conserved exported hypothetical protein (Evidence 4 : Unknown function but conserved in other organisms), with translation MNRFLVALFALLLPGLAFAQDLTGTAQRAVESLEKMSGLPIVFLERTGDDPGQFWYRAMQKLCTKTGDNWCDDDLTSLRDTTNPIGWSRVLTYRTPQGAEKKVCVILPPNTGVSAGYVATGLSGGNIYSWQELPTSAEAETFLTLMHGANCLNTSEDQQQAKRADAFAAMTLALIQGDGAFVSARDVTPARKFALYRFGESTRWAVNVAERILLDQWKGEAVAALSARNRCDAKAVASQNLAIDSLQRDMTLPQGEDCVSTTGGAAKGTVTDGNLWLWTNGQPGSNAPVLGMPPEPYSAFKGFQSFDAGISYAFKTAETIASQR, from the coding sequence ATGAATCGCTTTCTCGTTGCCCTTTTTGCTCTGCTTCTTCCGGGGCTGGCCTTCGCGCAGGACCTGACGGGGACGGCTCAGCGCGCGGTCGAGTCCCTTGAGAAGATGTCCGGCCTCCCGATTGTCTTCCTGGAGCGCACCGGTGATGACCCGGGGCAGTTCTGGTACCGCGCGATGCAGAAGCTCTGCACAAAGACCGGGGACAACTGGTGTGACGACGACCTGACGTCGCTGCGTGACACCACCAACCCGATCGGTTGGTCGCGGGTTCTGACCTATCGCACGCCACAGGGGGCCGAGAAGAAGGTCTGCGTTATCCTGCCGCCCAACACCGGCGTCTCGGCCGGCTACGTTGCCACGGGGCTTTCGGGTGGCAACATCTATTCCTGGCAGGAGCTCCCCACGAGCGCCGAGGCCGAGACATTCCTCACCCTGATGCACGGCGCCAACTGCCTCAACACCTCTGAGGATCAGCAGCAGGCAAAACGCGCAGACGCTTTCGCAGCCATGACGCTCGCCTTGATCCAGGGCGACGGCGCCTTCGTCTCCGCACGGGACGTCACGCCCGCGCGCAAGTTCGCCCTCTATCGCTTCGGCGAGTCGACGCGCTGGGCTGTCAATGTCGCCGAGCGCATTCTTCTCGACCAGTGGAAAGGTGAAGCGGTCGCGGCTCTCTCAGCCCGCAACCGATGTGACGCGAAAGCCGTCGCCTCCCAGAACCTCGCAATCGACTCGCTCCAGCGAGATATGACGCTGCCGCAAGGCGAAGACTGCGTCAGCACCACGGGTGGCGCCGCCAAGGGGACAGTGACGGACGGGAACCTGTGGCTCTGGACCAATGGCCAGCCTGGGTCCAATGCCCCGGTCCTCGGAATGCCGCCGGAGCCCTATTCCGCCTTCAAGGGCTTCCAGAGCTTCGATGCGGGCATCAGCTACGCCTTCAAAACCGCTGAGACGATCGCGTCCCAGCGGTGA
- a CDS encoding conserved exported hypothetical protein (Evidence 4 : Unknown function but conserved in other organisms) has protein sequence MLRLALPAIIGVSMIGAVALAQDQGPARAGSQWSTEEYDKACAPLLKTSAGDTRLNLLQFKTVFGKPAIRWAEKDYQQVIDLARACHGYSKQGAMVDGNNWRAMIEGARDKVLPVAERSIQVDEFASGLAKDAIKFPQCSQLLEFEIDPVSMKDSSAEMFGQSFMLMSDKDLNAAIQYVNECLLFVPDYAQAVKGWREAQGKEHLNKIMDKPLIILKRRLEWRDWEKRPSDLIVQDESGAVIPPTMTSRTTREMILRFNKAAALIRRFTPETISILVKLADDVTMESKNAYDIAYAEAVRRRVQDEIFRRP, from the coding sequence TTGCTCCGGCTCGCCCTCCCTGCAATCATCGGCGTCTCGATGATCGGCGCCGTAGCTCTGGCACAGGACCAGGGCCCGGCCCGGGCGGGATCGCAATGGAGCACAGAAGAGTACGACAAGGCCTGTGCGCCGCTTTTGAAGACCAGCGCCGGAGACACCCGGCTGAACCTGCTCCAGTTCAAGACGGTCTTCGGCAAGCCGGCCATCCGCTGGGCGGAAAAAGACTACCAGCAGGTGATCGACCTCGCACGAGCCTGCCATGGCTACTCGAAGCAGGGTGCCATGGTGGACGGCAATAACTGGCGAGCGATGATCGAAGGTGCGCGAGACAAGGTCCTCCCTGTGGCTGAGCGTTCGATCCAGGTCGACGAGTTCGCGTCCGGCCTTGCGAAGGATGCGATCAAATTCCCGCAGTGCTCGCAGCTGCTGGAATTCGAAATCGACCCGGTCAGCATGAAGGACTCGTCTGCCGAGATGTTCGGTCAGAGCTTCATGCTTATGAGCGACAAGGACCTGAATGCGGCCATCCAGTATGTCAACGAGTGTCTCCTTTTCGTCCCGGACTACGCACAGGCCGTGAAGGGTTGGCGTGAGGCGCAGGGCAAAGAGCATCTTAACAAGATCATGGACAAGCCGCTGATCATCTTGAAGCGCCGGCTGGAGTGGCGCGATTGGGAAAAGCGGCCGTCAGACCTCATCGTTCAGGACGAGTCGGGCGCTGTGATTCCGCCGACGATGACCTCGCGCACGACCCGAGAGATGATCCTACGGTTCAACAAGGCGGCCGCTCTCATCCGGCGCTTCACTCCGGAGACGATTTCGATCTTGGTGAAGCTCGCTGATGACGTCACGATGGAATCGAAGAACGCCTACGACATCGCCTACGCGGAGGCTGTCAGGCGCCGTGTTCAGGATGAAATCTTCCGCCGTCCCTGA
- a CDS encoding conserved hypothetical protein (Evidence 4 : Unknown function but conserved in other organisms): protein MLAPALAVVQAARGLKLYLSDAGLWRLGAEPRHHKAVLKAIGEALSEFDRVTGQSKDPTGALVAMIRAPGSEIDISRLVDELRAGGPGVRAEAVLSLVPQPGELGPPDADPSSPDGYFHGVDNVPNDFARKYVDPDLERKLKGEAPDEEAPDGPSSTPSSPRPGLKPSSKPRHLELMKAAGLGVIQERLRAILSRVGPEDSPRLKAVIGGFAAVLEEIGQGYTPSGTFVRMKPETISKLLSLTHELDLVDRELSDVPHHSFGPR from the coding sequence TTGCTCGCACCCGCGCTCGCGGTCGTTCAAGCCGCTCGCGGCTTGAAGCTCTACCTCTCTGACGCAGGCCTTTGGCGTCTCGGCGCGGAGCCGCGCCACCACAAGGCCGTTCTCAAAGCCATTGGCGAGGCTCTCTCGGAATTCGACCGGGTTACAGGACAGTCGAAGGATCCTACCGGCGCTCTCGTTGCCATGATCCGGGCGCCGGGCTCTGAAATCGACATCAGCCGGCTCGTAGATGAGCTTCGGGCGGGCGGCCCCGGTGTCCGGGCGGAAGCGGTTCTGAGCCTGGTTCCCCAGCCCGGCGAGCTCGGGCCTCCTGACGCCGACCCTTCGAGCCCTGACGGCTACTTCCACGGCGTCGACAACGTCCCGAACGATTTCGCCCGGAAGTATGTCGATCCGGATCTGGAACGGAAGTTGAAGGGAGAGGCCCCTGACGAGGAGGCCCCTGATGGCCCTAGCTCCACGCCTTCTTCTCCACGGCCCGGCCTGAAGCCCAGCTCGAAGCCTCGGCACCTGGAGCTGATGAAGGCCGCCGGCCTCGGTGTCATCCAGGAGCGACTGCGAGCGATTCTGTCACGGGTGGGTCCAGAGGATAGCCCGCGACTAAAGGCTGTGATTGGGGGTTTCGCCGCTGTCCTCGAAGAGATTGGTCAGGGCTACACGCCGAGCGGCACCTTCGTTCGCATGAAGCCCGAGACGATCAGCAAGCTGCTGTCGCTGACTCACGAGCTAGATCTCGTCGATCGTGAGCTCTCAGACGTACCCCATCACAGTTTCGGGCCCCGCTGA
- a CDS encoding conserved hypothetical protein (Evidence 4 : Unknown function but conserved in other organisms) — translation MPLNIDPTPRNRKETGLAVLQIQVEHADGILEFNPTSSLMTGIQTPEAILDLKPIPELKSLITGGPAIIYRSDDLEIPLTQEETLRLMLTALRPKEYEAIATRYGDAYEWHDDFYDSATGDALQSREIYMQQAKLQRELGDSADVQIVEKDDYTQELIVIRKPDGDDQRGPKL, via the coding sequence ATGCCGCTTAACATCGACCCCACCCCGCGCAATCGGAAGGAGACGGGACTGGCGGTTCTCCAGATCCAGGTCGAGCACGCGGATGGCATCTTGGAGTTCAATCCGACGAGTTCGCTGATGACCGGGATCCAAACTCCGGAGGCCATCCTCGATCTGAAGCCAATTCCAGAGCTCAAAAGTTTGATCACCGGCGGACCCGCAATCATCTATCGAAGCGACGATCTGGAGATCCCGCTGACGCAGGAAGAGACGCTTCGCCTTATGCTGACCGCACTCCGGCCGAAAGAATACGAGGCGATCGCGACCCGCTATGGTGATGCGTACGAGTGGCACGACGATTTTTATGACTCAGCGACCGGAGATGCACTTCAGTCTCGTGAAATCTACATGCAGCAGGCCAAGCTCCAGCGGGAGCTTGGCGACAGCGCAGATGTGCAGATCGTCGAGAAAGACGATTACACCCAGGAGCTCATCGTGATCAGAAAGCCGGATGGCGACGATCAGCGGGGCCCGAAACTGTGA
- a CDS encoding conserved hypothetical protein (Evidence 4 : Unknown function but conserved in other organisms), with translation MLFAPDARAEGWTLLCTDKGRTVHLERYAGDVPAGAAETALHRNPGATCITLAPTDTNAPAALLAPDPGVAVSTDVSTDPQIGLGAALRVLRGEAIGTAESVTEARPTSSDPKSMRPKSANWVRLAIYRSKDPMDALADWQRILIAEPHLAYLVPSVTQTNDGWLMLSAGPITDTIERDGLCLAAGHLDLDCIRGEEEAVSAPHEAKAAAIALAKTWPALVKSWNPPAECRLVPGIEREAEVYQPGRRQGLSCWRTPFDPPEAVVDIASLAPAMPPPEPVAKPSLAKPRIAKSAAPKSRPKLMVPSAPPLQIGLPPKSAAAAPFRVAN, from the coding sequence ATGCTGTTCGCGCCGGACGCGCGGGCGGAAGGCTGGACCTTGCTGTGCACCGATAAGGGGCGAACGGTTCACCTGGAGCGATATGCCGGTGATGTCCCCGCAGGTGCGGCGGAGACTGCCCTGCATCGCAATCCCGGCGCAACCTGCATCACCCTTGCACCAACCGATACGAATGCCCCGGCAGCCTTGCTCGCGCCTGACCCGGGCGTGGCAGTCAGCACCGACGTGTCGACCGATCCGCAGATCGGGCTTGGCGCAGCCCTGCGGGTGCTTCGCGGAGAGGCGATTGGGACGGCCGAAAGCGTCACCGAAGCGCGCCCCACGTCCTCCGACCCGAAATCGATGCGCCCGAAGTCGGCGAATTGGGTTCGTCTCGCGATCTACCGGTCGAAGGACCCGATGGACGCGCTGGCGGACTGGCAACGCATCTTGATCGCCGAGCCGCATCTTGCCTATCTCGTCCCTTCGGTGACCCAGACCAATGACGGGTGGCTGATGCTAAGCGCCGGCCCGATCACCGACACGATCGAACGGGATGGGCTTTGCCTTGCAGCCGGACACCTTGATCTCGACTGCATCCGCGGTGAAGAAGAGGCGGTGAGTGCCCCGCACGAGGCGAAGGCAGCCGCGATTGCGCTGGCAAAGACCTGGCCCGCTTTGGTGAAAAGCTGGAACCCGCCCGCGGAGTGTCGGCTCGTTCCAGGGATCGAGCGCGAAGCAGAGGTCTATCAGCCAGGACGAAGACAGGGTCTCAGCTGCTGGCGCACACCGTTTGACCCACCAGAGGCTGTGGTTGACATCGCATCACTTGCCCCGGCTATGCCGCCGCCGGAGCCGGTGGCAAAACCATCCCTTGCCAAGCCCCGCATCGCCAAGTCAGCTGCGCCGAAGTCGAGGCCGAAGCTCATGGTGCCATCCGCCCCACCGTTGCAGATTGGTCTCCCGCCCAAATCCGCAGCCGCGGCGCCATTTCGGGTAGCCAATTAG
- a CDS encoding hypothetical protein (Evidence 5 : Unknown function) has protein sequence MDEGKLRDANIVADRHNRADQELRILSFEKLGRSCSAWDCDAVRAGRAGGRLDLAVHR, from the coding sequence GTGGATGAGGGGAAACTTCGCGATGCGAATATCGTCGCCGACAGGCATAATCGCGCCGATCAAGAATTGAGGATTCTCTCCTTTGAGAAATTGGGGCGCAGCTGTTCTGCTTGGGATTGCGATGCTGTTCGCGCCGGACGCGCGGGCGGAAGGCTGGACCTTGCTGTGCACCGATAA
- a CDS encoding conserved hypothetical protein (Evidence 4 : Unknown function but conserved in other organisms), protein MQSRSAPIVVLKVNGITMPVDIRELSPRSIRLLNRVDNRILTPFFYALGMDKRHIELDPATLVRASGRLNEPAEIYFTALAPAELQSSNSELQVGRYGNPRLLETVIKWLDASAKIIEDATASRERHFEKEHAALDREISEWFEQLSRVALSNPTRLLVGPSGRVEREGEEIVVNWRAVPLARTTGRANGLYLRIRDRADREGAPSAHAWLMRQPEMKSVLHALEAALIKKMPSQHPTEPSAPSVPGSRF, encoded by the coding sequence ATGCAGTCGCGAAGTGCGCCCATCGTCGTTTTGAAGGTGAACGGGATCACGATGCCCGTGGATATCCGCGAGCTCTCGCCGCGAAGCATTCGCTTGCTCAATCGCGTCGACAACCGGATCCTGACACCCTTTTTCTACGCTCTCGGCATGGACAAGCGCCATATCGAGCTGGATCCCGCAACCCTTGTTCGGGCGTCTGGCCGTCTGAACGAACCAGCCGAGATCTATTTCACGGCTCTCGCACCGGCCGAGCTCCAATCGTCGAATTCAGAGCTTCAAGTCGGACGATATGGCAACCCGCGGCTGCTGGAAACCGTCATCAAATGGCTCGATGCTTCGGCAAAGATCATTGAAGATGCAACCGCTTCGCGGGAACGCCACTTCGAGAAAGAGCACGCGGCCCTCGATCGGGAGATCAGCGAGTGGTTCGAGCAGCTCTCCCGCGTCGCCCTTTCGAATCCAACCCGATTGCTTGTTGGCCCTTCCGGCCGGGTTGAACGTGAAGGCGAGGAAATTGTCGTGAACTGGCGCGCCGTGCCCCTTGCTCGCACCACGGGGCGGGCGAACGGTCTATATCTTCGCATCCGTGACCGTGCCGATCGCGAAGGGGCGCCGTCAGCGCACGCCTGGCTGATGCGTCAGCCGGAAATGAAGAGCGTTCTCCACGCGCTTGAGGCCGCGCTCATCAAGAAGATGCCGTCTCAGCATCCCACCGAGCCTTCCGCTCCCAGCGTCCCGGGTTCCCGTTTCTGA
- a CDS encoding conserved hypothetical protein (Evidence 4 : Unknown function but conserved in other organisms) → MTDIQTFDVIEAKANFDRFAVEDTISSILERYGHTADILESTVPGVVAFTRIGDYGAFPDYQRIAAAIARETGHEVRVMANADWTFDDRCDEEATYVLFGIEGFDASYEDEHRNRIYAVDPESALTDQAFEDYNRALKVLDLRIEELAVKSKQLSATGQQPDESERDQLVEMKKSLGVEDVAPVAAILKLDWQGALAAAAPAEPVPSP, encoded by the coding sequence ATGACCGATATCCAGACCTTCGACGTCATCGAAGCCAAAGCGAATTTCGATCGCTTTGCTGTCGAGGACACCATCTCATCCATTCTCGAACGCTATGGCCACACCGCCGACATCCTGGAGTCGACTGTGCCCGGCGTCGTCGCATTCACCCGCATCGGCGACTACGGGGCGTTCCCGGATTACCAGCGCATTGCAGCTGCGATTGCCCGCGAGACGGGCCATGAGGTCCGTGTCATGGCGAACGCCGACTGGACGTTCGACGATCGCTGCGATGAGGAAGCAACCTACGTGCTTTTCGGCATCGAAGGCTTCGACGCGAGCTACGAGGACGAGCATCGCAACCGTATCTACGCTGTCGATCCCGAGTCTGCCCTCACCGATCAGGCCTTCGAGGATTACAACCGTGCTCTGAAGGTGCTGGACCTGCGCATCGAAGAGCTTGCGGTGAAGTCCAAGCAGCTCAGCGCGACCGGCCAGCAGCCGGACGAGTCGGAACGCGATCAGCTCGTCGAGATGAAAAAGTCTCTGGGCGTGGAGGACGTGGCTCCCGTCGCGGCTATCCTGAAGCTGGACTGGCAGGGCGCGCTCGCCGCTGCGGCGCCGGCGGAGCCGGTCCCGTCGCCCTGA
- the dut gene encoding Deoxyuridine 5'-triphosphate nucleotidohydrolase, with translation MILETHKPESVMTHANFAPEAKVRKVHPDAKLPSYKTAGAIGADLFLFDPEGKITEVGHQVVRLPTGIALTPPAGFYAHVAPRSGLGNEGLHLVAEIVDPDYTGEVMVAAIVAPGHPPIKIKSGDRIAQLVFLRSNQVAFAEVAHLDETDRGAGGFGSTGRSA, from the coding sequence ATGATCCTCGAAACCCACAAACCCGAAAGCGTCATGACTCACGCAAATTTTGCTCCTGAGGCGAAAGTCCGCAAAGTCCATCCGGATGCGAAGCTTCCATCCTATAAGACCGCAGGCGCCATTGGCGCCGACCTGTTTTTGTTCGATCCCGAAGGAAAGATCACGGAGGTCGGTCACCAGGTTGTTCGTCTGCCGACCGGAATCGCTCTGACGCCGCCTGCAGGCTTCTACGCCCATGTAGCCCCTCGCTCCGGCCTGGGCAACGAAGGGCTTCATCTCGTCGCCGAGATCGTCGATCCGGACTATACCGGAGAGGTGATGGTTGCTGCGATCGTCGCGCCCGGGCACCCGCCGATCAAGATCAAGTCTGGCGACCGAATTGCGCAGTTGGTCTTCCTGCGTTCGAACCAGGTCGCCTTCGCTGAAGTCGCCCACCTGGACGAAACAGATCGCGGGGCCGGCGGCTTCGGATCCACCGGCCGATCGGCCTGA